CCTTTTTAAAACCCTGGGAGCCGGTTCGTGACGAAAGTCACTGCTATCCTTCCGGCTGGCAGGCGCGGCTGGGTCTGATTGCCGATATGCATAAGCAAGGCAGCGCGTTCTATTTCATTATTATGGATCCGGAAGAGACTGAAGTGCGTGGCGTGGCTAACTTCAGCAATGTACTGCGTGGCTCTTTCCATGCCTGCTATCTTGGCTATTCGTTAGGGGAAAAATGGCAGGGGCAGGGCATGATGTTTGAAGCGTTGCAGGCGGCGATTCGCTATATGCAGCGACAGCAACGGATACATCGCATTATGGCCAACTATATGCCGCACAATGCCCGCAGCGGCGGCCTGTTGCAGCGTCTCGGTTTTGAGAAAGAGGGCTATGCCAAAGATTACCTGTTAATTGACGGTCGCTGGCAGGATCATGTGTTAACCGCTTTAACCACCCAGGATTGGACGCCGGATCGCCGCGGACAACAGTAAAAGAGGTTTTGTGATAACGGCACTTTGAATGGCAGGTTCATTTTGTTAGCATAAGAAACCCTTAACTATATGGATATTGTTATGAGTGCTTTATCTTGCCGTCTTTTGCTGACCAGGCGTGAATTTGCTCAGTTAGACTGCCCCTCGCTGGGAAGTTTTCGGGTTTTTACTGGTCAAAAGGAGGGCAGAAATAATCCTGATAAAATGGGCGTGCCAGATATTGGCCCAATCCCAAGAGGTCGGTATTTCATTGTTGAAAGACCAGTAGGGGGCAGGCTTGGCCCAATTAAAGAGTCATTTCTGAAGCGTGTCTATGGTACAGATCGTTCTGAGTGGTTTGGTTTGTATCGCGATGATGGGAAAATTGACGATTACACCTGGCTACAAGGTATAAAACGTGGCAACTTTCGACTACACCCTATTGGCCCCCTTGGGATATCGGAAGGCTGTATTACCTTTGCCTCATCTGCGCAATATAGCATTATGAAAGACAGACTTTTGAGAGATGGTGCTAATTTAAATATTCCCGGTAGCCAGCTGAAAGCTTATGGAACAATAAAGGTATACTAATGAAAAAAATAATTATCTTGATGTTTTTTTTTGCGGGGCTGTTTTTTTGTATAATTAAATCTGTTGCTGTGATTGTACCTGTTGATTTTACATACGCTGCTGCTAAGTTTTTTGGCATTAATGGCGATGAGAAAATCTATGATTTCTTGATTTATTTTAATTTAATGATTTCATTTGTTTTATCGGCATTGTTGACGGTTTTTGTGTATTTTATATGGTCACGAAAAAAAATATAACCATTAGCCTGGTGTACAAAATCATATTGCTGAGTCGGTATTTACGCTTTGTGTGAAAGGTTGAGATTTAATTGCCGAGAACTTAGTAAAGTTAGCCTCGCATTTTTGCGGGGCTTTTTTACATCGATTATTGGTAAAACATGGTGTAAAACATACCGTGATAATGGATTTTATACCAGATATAATTACACTAACTCAAAGAGTCAACTCTATGTTTTCAAAAGGTTTTAGGGGAATTATCTTCACACCTGTCGAGGCGCGCGTTGTTGGCTGCCTGCTTGAGAAGCAGGTTACGACTCCCGACCAGTATCCGATGTCGCTCAATGGCGTGGTCTCCGCCTGTAATCAAAAATCCAACCGTGATCCGGTTATGTCGCTGAGTGAAAGCGCCGTGCAGGAGTCGCTCGATCTGCTGGTGCGGAAGCATCAGCTCAGTACCCTGAGCGGCTTTGGTAATCGGGTGGTGAAATATGAGCAGCGTTTTTGTAATTCAGCATTCGGTAACCTGAAACTCAGCAGCGCCGAGGTGGCGCTGGTGACCAGCCTGCTGCTGCGCGGACCGCAAACGCCGGGCGAATTACGTACCCGCAGTGGCCGTATGCATGAGTTTAGCGAGATGGCTGAAGTGGAGCAGGCGCTGGAAAATCTGCAAAACCGTGAAGATGGTCCATTTGTGGTGCGGCTGGCGCGTGAGCCGGGCAAACGCGAAAGCCGTTTTATGCATCTGTTTAGCGGCGAAGTGAATGAGCTTGATTTTGCCGATTCTGCACCATCTGCCAGCGACAACAGCGAACTGGAGCAGCGGGTAACGCTGCTGGAAGCGGAAGTGGCCAGCCTGAAACAGCAGCTTGCGACGCTGTCAGCCGAAAAAGGAGCCTGAGATGACCAGACCATTGCGGATTGGCGTAGTGGGTTTAGGCGGCATTGCGCAGAAAGCCTGGCTGCCCGTTGTCAGTAAAACCGACGGCTGGATATTAGCCGGGGCATTCTCGCCGAACCAGCAAAAAGCACAGATCATTTGTGACAGCTATCGCATGCCCTGTTTTTCCGCTCTGCAACCACTGGCTGAACAGTGTGATGCGGTATTTGTCCACAGCAGCACTGCAACACACTTTGCGATCGTCGGTGAACTGCTGCGCGCCGGTGTCGATGTCTGTGTGGATAAACCGCTGGCCGCCACGCTGAGTGAAGCTGAACAACTGGTCGAACTGGCGCATAAACGTGGACGCAAGCTGATGGTGGCGTTTAACCGGCGCTTTGCACCTCGCTATCTGCAACTGCGCGACAGTATGGTAAATCCCGCGTCGATCCGCATGGATAAGCACCGCAGCGACAGCGTTGGCCCGCACGATTTACGCTTTACGCTGCTGGACGACTATTTGCATGTGGTTGACACCGCGCTGTGGCTGGGCGGCGGTGCGGGCAGTCTGCGCCACGGCAGTTTACAAACCAATGAGGCGGGCGAGATGCTGTATGCCGAGCACCATTTCACTGTCGGCCAGACCCAGGTGACCACCAGTATGCACCGGCGCGCAGGTAGCCAGCGTGAATCGGTGATCGCGGTGTGTGACAGCAGTGTTTATCAGATTAATGATATGCGCGACTGGCAGCAGGAAACCGCCGGGAAGCTGCTGATGGATCCGATTCCGGGCTGGCAGACTACGCTGGCGCAGCGCGGATTCGAAGGCGCGGCGCACCATTTTATCGCCTGCGTGCAAAATCAGACTGCGCCGCAAACCTCGGGCGAGCAGGCGCTGCTGGCGCAGCGTGTGGTGGAAAAAATGTGGCGCGACGCGGATAAGGAATAAT
This is a stretch of genomic DNA from Winslowiella toletana. It encodes these proteins:
- the rimJ gene encoding ribosomal protein S5-alanine N-acetyltransferase; this encodes MFGYRSAAPKVRLTTDRLVVRLVHERDAWRLADYYAQNRAFLKPWEPVRDESHCYPSGWQARLGLIADMHKQGSAFYFIIMDPEETEVRGVANFSNVLRGSFHACYLGYSLGEKWQGQGMMFEALQAAIRYMQRQQRIHRIMANYMPHNARSGGLLQRLGFEKEGYAKDYLLIDGRWQDHVLTALTTQDWTPDRRGQQ
- a CDS encoding DUF2778 domain-containing protein; its protein translation is MDIVMSALSCRLLLTRREFAQLDCPSLGSFRVFTGQKEGRNNPDKMGVPDIGPIPRGRYFIVERPVGGRLGPIKESFLKRVYGTDRSEWFGLYRDDGKIDDYTWLQGIKRGNFRLHPIGPLGISEGCITFASSAQYSIMKDRLLRDGANLNIPGSQLKAYGTIKVY
- a CDS encoding DUF480 domain-containing protein; the protein is MFSKGFRGIIFTPVEARVVGCLLEKQVTTPDQYPMSLNGVVSACNQKSNRDPVMSLSESAVQESLDLLVRKHQLSTLSGFGNRVVKYEQRFCNSAFGNLKLSSAEVALVTSLLLRGPQTPGELRTRSGRMHEFSEMAEVEQALENLQNREDGPFVVRLAREPGKRESRFMHLFSGEVNELDFADSAPSASDNSELEQRVTLLEAEVASLKQQLATLSAEKGA
- a CDS encoding Gfo/Idh/MocA family protein; translation: MTRPLRIGVVGLGGIAQKAWLPVVSKTDGWILAGAFSPNQQKAQIICDSYRMPCFSALQPLAEQCDAVFVHSSTATHFAIVGELLRAGVDVCVDKPLAATLSEAEQLVELAHKRGRKLMVAFNRRFAPRYLQLRDSMVNPASIRMDKHRSDSVGPHDLRFTLLDDYLHVVDTALWLGGGAGSLRHGSLQTNEAGEMLYAEHHFTVGQTQVTTSMHRRAGSQRESVIAVCDSSVYQINDMRDWQQETAGKLLMDPIPGWQTTLAQRGFEGAAHHFIACVQNQTAPQTSGEQALLAQRVVEKMWRDADKE